The Neisseria animaloris genome segment TTTTGTTCAAACGTGCCAATTCCGCATCAATGGCCGCTTCTTGTTGTTCCAATTCGGTTTGCTGTTTGGCCAAATCGCCGATAACTTTTTCGTTGGCTTGATTGATGTAGCGGCTGTATTGCAGATAACGGGCTTTTTGGCCGGGTTCGGCATTTTTTAAAAACAGCACCACGGCGTTGGGTTGGCGGTTTTTGTAATGCCCCGCCAATAGCCGTGCCACTTGGGCTTTGGTACCGGTTATTTCGGTTTTCAGACGGCCTAATTCGTTTTGCAGGGTTTGCAGTTTTTCCCATGCGGTGCGCTGCTGCTTATTGATGGCAGCAAGCTCTTTCTGTGCTTTGGCAAGTGCGGCGCGGGTACGTTCGAGAGCGGCGTGGGCGCTGCGTTGGGCAGCCTGTTTTTGCTTCAGGTCGGTTTGGGCGGCGCTAATGGCTTCGCGGATTTCTTTTAAATCTCCCGTGGCTTCTGCGGCGGTGGCAGGGGGCGGTTCGGGCGCGGCGACGGCCGGAACGGAAAGGCAGAGCAGGGCGGCTGGCAGCAGGTATTTGAACGGCATGGCGGTTGTTTGCAAAGGTTATACGGGCGCAATTATAGCGGATAGGCAGGCCGTCTGAAAATCAGAACGAAGCCTGCTTTCTATGGTTTGTTCAGCTTTCCAGAAATTCGTTCACGCCCCGTTCGCAGCGGGTTTTCTTTTCATCCAATGTGGCCTGCAGCAGGGCATCGTTTTGTGGTAAGGCGGCGCGTTCGGCTTCGTGGTGCCATAAGTGGTAGGCGATACCGGCGAATTTCAGATTGTGCCGTTTCATGCCGCTATGGTAGCAGCGGGCGACAAATTCGCTGTCTTCGCGACCCCAGCCGACAAATTCGTTGTTGAAGCCGTTTACCGCCAGTGCATCGTCGCGGAAAAAGCCCATGTTGCAGCTTTTGATGCCTTTGTGTTTGCGGTTGCCGCGTTTGCCGATCAGCTTGGCGAGTTTGGTTAGGCGTAGGGCGGACAGGCGTTTTTCGATGCCGTTGGCGGTAAACGAAAGGTCGGGCAGCGGCAGATTGGGGTGGCTGAGAATGTCGTCGGTGCGCGCTTTGGTAAGGATTACGCGCGAGCCTTGAATCAGACGGCCTTTTTTGGCTGCGGCGATGTGGTCGGCGATAAACGACGGGTCGAGCACCATGTCGCCGTCGATAATGATCAGGTAATCCGATGTGGCGGCGGCAATGGCGCGGTTGCGTGATTCGGCGGCGCGGAAGCCGTCGTCTTTCTGCCAAGTGTGCTTCACCGGCACGGGGCTGGCTTGGGTAAATTTGCCGACCACTTCGGTGGTGCGCCTGTCGGAACCGTCGTCGGCGATGATGATTTCCTGCGGCAGGCGGGTTTGCGCCAACGCCGATTTCAACACCAAAGCCAGCGCGTCGGGGCGGTTGTAGGTGGTGATGGTCAGCGATACGCTCATGTTGCGGTTGTGTTCGTAGAGCTTAACGTATTTGTAGTACGAACCTTGTGCATTGGCGGCGGAAATAATCAGGCCGTCCGAACCGTAGAGAAAGCCTTTTTTGAGCAGGTAGTTTTTGATAAACGATGCCGCGCCGTGCCAAAGGGCTTTAAACGGCGAAGAATCTTTTTTGTAGCGGTTTTCTTCGGCATACAGCGTGCTGTATTGCTGCATTTTTTGAATCAGTCCTTCGGCGTTTTGAAACGAATAATGTTTCAGACGGCCTTTGAGGGAGCGGACGTTGGTTTTGGGCGGCAACACCAAGGATTCATGCACTTTGCGGTCTGAAAACTGAATATAGTTGCGCTGATACAGGCGTGGCAGAATGTCGGGATACCAGCCGCAGCCTTTGATTAAGCGGCCGTTGTAATGGTTCAGCCGCGACAAGGTGTACACGGTTTGCGGGTCGTCGTGTTCTACGGCATCGCGGATGCTTTCAATCAGCTCGGCATCGGGCACTTCGTCGCTGTCGATACTGAAAATCCAATTGTGTTTGGCCAACGACGCGGCGAGGTTTTTCATCGGGCCGAAGCCGATAAACTCGTGCTTGCACACGCGCACGTTGCCGAAGCGGGCGGCAATTTCAAGCGTGCGGTCAGCAGAGCCGTTGTCGAGCAGCAGCACTTCGTCGAAGTCGGTCAACGCAGTGAGCACTTCTTGTAGATAGCGTTCGGAATTTTTAACCAGCATGGTTGCGCTGGCGGGGATTTTGTGTGTTTGCATAAATGGTTAAGGTGAGGGAGGCCGTCTGAAAAAACAGCTTGGTTCATGAAGATAAGGCCGTCTGAAAAGCATGGTATAGCAAATAAACTAAACTTGCCACGGTGTTGCTACGCTTTAGTTCAAAGGGAATGATTTTTTAAACCGCTTACATTGCCGCTTTTCAAAAATATTAAGTTTCCGATATTTTCACAGGTTTGGCAAAAAATCAGGCCGTCTGAACAATGATAAATCTGTTCAGACGGCCTGCCGCTGTTGGTGTTATGCCGACAAGCTGCCGTGTAAGGCTTGTGCGGTTTTAAACGCTTCATCAGCATCATCGGCGCATACGGTGAAATGTCCCATTTTTCTGCCGACATGCGCGGATTTTTTTCCGTATAGATGTAAGTGTGCGTGTGGGTGGTTTTGTACCGGCAGCCAATCGGGTTCGCCGCCGTCTTTTCCCCACACATTGCCCAGAATATTGGCCATACAGCAGCCCGACAATAAACGGGTATCAGCGGGCGGCAGACCGCACATGATGCGTACTTGTTGCTGGAATTGATCTGTGGCGCAGGCATCGATGGTGTGGTGACCGCTGTTGTGCGGGCGAGGGGCGATTTCATTGACGATTAATTCGTTTGTATCGCCGACCACAAACATTTCTACCGCCAATACGCCAACGTAGCCCAGCTCGTCGGCCAAGCGGCGTGCCATTTGCCGTGCTTGCTGCTGCACGTCTGCGCTCAAGCGGGCGGGGACGATGGAGTAGGCGAGAATGCCGTTTTCGTGGATGTTTTCGGCGGGGTCGAAGGTTTGCGTGTTGTCGCTGTTCAGACGGCATACGATCACGGAAATTTCGCCTCGTAAGTCCACCATTTTTTCCAATACGCATTCTACGCCGCCGTGTTCGGTAAATGCGGCTTTCAGTTCGCTCAAGGTTTTGACGCGGATTTGACCTTTGCCGTCGTAGCCCAATGTGGCGGTTTTGAGGATGCCGGGCAGAAACGCCGCGCTGGCTTCGGTGATGTCTTCAGGTTTGCAGACGGCCTGATAGGGTGCGGTTTGCAAGCCGGCTTTTTGAATCCATGCTTTTTCCTGGATGCGGTTTTGTGCAATGGCTACGCAGTCGCCGCTGGGTGAAATTACGGTGTGTTGAGCCAAAAAACGCATGGCATCGGCGTTGACGTTTTCAAATTCGGTGGTAACCGCAGCGCATTTAGCCAGCTCGTTTAAGGCGGCCTCGTTGTCGAAATCAGCGCACAAATGGCGGTCGGCAAAGTCGGCGGCAGGTGCGTTGGGATCGGGGTCGAGCACGGTAACTCGGTAGCCCATGGTTTTGGCAGCGACGGCAAACATACGGCCAAGCTGTCCACCGCCGAGAATGCCGAGATTGGCGGGGGGGAGAATTGGTAGAGTTTTCATTTTTTATTTCAAAGATTTTATTTTCAATATGTTATTTTAGAAAATCATCCATATGAGTAAATTAAGACTGTAAATTTTATAGCAGATGTTTTAACAAAATTTCAGACGGCCTCACTTATCCAAGCCTTCCTGCACCATTTGCGCTGCCCGCAATACCGCGCGGGCTTTGTTTTGGGTTTCCTGCCATTCGGCTTCTTCGTCGGAATCGGCCACGATGCCGCCGCCGCTTTGCACATACAGGGTTTCGCCTTTAATCACGGCGGTGCGGATGGCGATGGCCAAGTCCATATCGTTGTTGAAGCTCCAGCAGCCGACCGCGCCGCCGTAGATGCAGCGTTTGTTGGGTTCGAGTTCTTCGATGATTTCGAGCGCGCGTACTTTCGGCGCGCCCGACAGCGTGCCGGCGGGAAAGGTGGCGGCGAGTATCTGCATGTTGTCGATGTTGTTTTTCAGACGGCCTTCTACGTTGGAAACGATGTGCATCACGTGCGAATAGCGTTCGATAACCATTTTGTCGGTTACTTTCACTTCGCCGGTTCGGCTGACGCGGCCGACATCGTTGCGGCCCAAATCAATCAGCATCACATGCTCGGCGATTTCTTTGGCATCGCCCAGCAAATCTTGTTCGTTGGCCAAATCTTCGGCGGGGGTTTGGCCGCGCAGACGGGTGCCGGCGATGGGGCGCACGATGATGTTGTCGCGTTCGCGGCGCACGAGGATTTCGGGCGACGAGCCGACAACGTGGAAATCGCCGAAGTCGTAGTAAAACATATACGGCGAGGGATTGAGCGTGCGCAGGGCGCGGTAGAGGCTGAGCGGGTTGTCGGTAAACTTCTGCTTCATGCGCTGGCTGGGCACAACCTGCATACAGTCGCCGTCGAGAATGTATTCGCGGATTTTGCGTACGTATTCTTTGTAGCGGGCTTCGCCGGTTTCGTGTTCGGGTTCGGTTTTGGGGCTGCCCAGCGAAAGGGGGATGGCGCAGCTTTGGCGCAGGCGGGTGCGCAGGTCTTCCAAGCGTTCGCGGGCTTGTTCGTAGCCGTTGGCTTGGGCGGGGTCGGCATAAACGATCAGGTGGATTTTGCCGCTGAGGTTGTCGACAACGGCCAGCTCTTCGGAAAGCATCAGCAGAATATCGGGCGTGCCGATGGTGTCGGGCTTGCCGCTGTTTTGGAAGCGGTGGGCGAAATGCTCGAAATGGTAGATGGTTTCATAGCCGAAGTAGCCGACCAAGCCGCCGGTAAAGCGGGGCAGGCCGGGGATTTCGGGCGTTTTGAATCGCTCGTGAAACCGTTCGATGAAATGCAGCGGGTTGCCTTCGTATTGCTCGGTGATTTTACCGTTTTGATAAACGTCCACTTTTTTGCCGGATGCTTTGAGGTAGGTGCGGCAGGGCAGGCCGATAAAGGAATAGCGTCCGAAGCGTTCGCCGCCGACCACGGATTCGAGCAGGTAGGTGTAGGGTTGGTTGGCCAGCTTGAGATAAAGGGAAAGCGGGGTGTCGAGATCGGCCAGCAGCTCTTGAACCAGCGGAATGCGGTTGTAACCTGCGGCGGCTTGGGCTTGATATTCTTGTTTGGTAATCATGTTTCAGACGGCCTGAGACGGGTTGGGAAATGCGGGTGAGTATAGCAGTTTCAGGTATATTTGGGGTGTTAAAAGGCCGTCTGAACAGGTTTTCAGACGGCCTTGCTTGATGAAGATAGCTGAAACGAGATGTTATTTTAAACAGGAATTCAGCCACAACAAACGTTGTTGGGGACTGAGCAGCTTATAGAAACGGTGCTGGATGGCCAATTCGTCTACGGCGAAATCCATGCTGAAGGTATAGCGGTTTTCTACATAGTCGCGGGCGTTTTCGGTATCGAATTTATCTTCGGATAAAATTTTGATAATGTTGCGGCGGCGGTTTTTATTAATGCGGTCGGCTTTGCGGGCGGCTTTATCGCGCGCTTTTTTATATTCTTTTCTGAGGTTGCGCAATTCGTTGTTTTGAGAATCGGAAAGGCCGAGCGGACGTACGTCGCAGTTGGGGTGGAAGTCGTCGAGTTGTGAAGTGAGTTGCATAGCTTGTGCTTGGCTTGTACACAGAATAAAAAGGCCGATGGTAACGGATTGCGTAACTCGGCCCAGTTTGAAAGCGATAAGCATTTTATTGTTTTCCCAATTTTGTAACACCGCAAAATATAGCGGATATGTGTGTGAAACGCGGTATAATCGTAGTTAACTTTCGTTAATGACAATGAAATTTTTTGAAAATTTTTGAATATCAGCAGTTGATTATATTCGGTTTTGTGGGAATATGTTGATAACAGCCATTTGAAAAAAGATTACTAAGGAGAGTAATTAATCGTGCAAAAGTACCGTATTGCCCCCAGCATCTTGTCTGCTGATTTTGCTTGTTTGGGTAAAGAAGTATCGGCTGTTATCGAAGCCGGTGCCGATTTGATCCATTTTGATGTGATGGATAACCATTATGTGCCCAATCTTACTTTCGGGCCGATGGTGTGTGCCGCATTGAAACCTTATGCTACGGTGCCTGTGGATGTGCATTTGATGGTGGAGCCTGTGGATGATTTGATCCGTTCGTTTTCTCAGGCAGGTGCGGATATCATTACTTTTCATCCCGAAGCCAGCCGTCATGTCGACCGTAGCTTGGGTTTGATTAAGGAAGCGGGTTGTCAGGCCGGCTTGGTATTGAATCCTGCCACACCGGTTTATGTATTGGAAAATGTGCTGGACAAACTGGATATGGTGTTGCTGATGTCGGTAAACCCGGGGTTCGGCGGGCAGAGTTTTATTCCGCAAACTTTAGTGAAAATCCGCCAAGTGCGCGATTTGCTCGATATGTACGAAAGTGAGAGCGGCCGTAGAATCGCCTTAGAAGTGGATGGCGGCATCAAAACCGACAATATTGCTCAAGTAGCGGCGGCGGGTGCGGATACGTTTGTGGCCGGCTCGGCGATTTTCGGGAAACCTGACTACAAAGCCGTTATCGACGAGATGCGTGCGGAATTGGCTAAAGCGGCGGTATAGTAACCAGGAAATTTATCAAGAGGCCGTCTGAAAGCATTTCAGACGGCCTCTTTCTATTTTTGGAAGTCTATACGGAACAGCGGGGGCGGACTGGTGTTGCGGAATATTAAAATCGGGGGGTTATAAATACACAATCTCGCCGCTGCGCCCTTTGCTTTCTTCACTGCTCCACCAAACAAATTCGGGCATGATGTCTTCGTAGTTTTTGCGTTCGGCGCGGGCTTCGCCGGGGTGGGTTTTCATGCGTTGGGGCGAGTTGACGGCACCGGGCACGAGCACGTTGGCGCGCAGGTTGGGGAAGCGTTCCCATTCGTCGGCGGCAACTTTGCACAAATAGTTGAGTGCGGCCTTGGATGCGCCGAAACCGCCCCAGTAGGCGCGCGGGTTTTCTCCGTGGCTTTCGCCGACGAAAATCACCGAAGCGTCGGGCGACTCTTTGAGCAGGGGCAGGAAGGCGCGGGTTAAGCCCATGGGTGCGACGGTGTTGATCCGGTATTGGTTGACCCACTCGGCTACGGTTTGGAAATCGAGCGGGGAGAGGGCGTAGAAGTAGCTGGCGCAATGCACGATACCGTCGAGCTTGTTGCCGGTGGCTTCGGCGATGGTGGCGGCGAAGCGGTCGAACTCGGCTTCTTCGGCGGTTAAAAGGTCGAAGCAGATGGCGAAGGGTTCGGGGCCGCCCGATGCTGCGATTTCGTCATACACTTTTTCGAGTTTTTTCTGGTGTCTGGCAACCAGCACCACGGTGGCACCTGCGGCGGCGTAGGCTTTGGCGACTTGTTCGCCGATACCTTGCGATGCGCCGGTAATCAGGATGGTTTTGTTTTGAAGCTGGCTCATGGGTTTTTCCTTTAAGGTTTTAATCGGTATCGACGGCAGGCCGTCTGAAAAAATGTTGCGGTGTCGAGGGTTGTGGCGAACTGCGGTAAGGCCGGTCGATTAACGCTAAAGTTTCGGCTTGTGCGGGTTGTATTCGCTCAAACACAGTTCTGCGGCGGTTGCGCCGGATTGTACGGCGGCTTCCAGCGTGGCGGGGTAGCGCGGATGTAGGTAGTCGCCGGCAGGGTAGATGCGGCGGTGGTGCAGCCATGCCAAATCGGCGAGAGCGGGGCTGCTGCCAGATACGGCGGTGGCGCGTTTTTCGGTAATCACTTGCGCGGCAAGCGGTTCGCCCAGATAAGGGCAAAGCGTTTTTAAATCGGCATCTACGCGCGCAATCCATTCTTCGTTTTTCAGACGGCCTATGTGGTCGGACACGCTGATCACGGCAGCAGTTTCATTGGCGGGCAAGCCCAGTGCGGAGCGGTGGACGAACCATTGTGCGGTTCCTTCGGCCAAGCCGGTAAGCGGCGCGGGCAGATGCACGGTTTCGGCGTAGCGCAGATAAACGGTGGTGATGGCATGGTAGGTGATGCCTTCAAAGGCCGTCTGAATATCGGCGGGGGTTTCAGACGGCATCAGCGCGGCGGCATGATAGGGGGCGACGGCAAGAATGGCGGCATCAAACGTTTCGCCGTTCACGCACACGCGACCGTCGGGCAGGTTGGAAAGCTGCGACACGCGCGTTTCCATACGGATGTCCGCCCGATGTTTGGCCAAAAATCTCAACGCGGGTTCGGCGATGATGCTGCCTAAATCTTGCTTGGGCAAAAGATAATCGCTGCCGGTTTTATCCGCCCACACACCATCTTGCAAAACATTACACAGTGTTTGCAGACTCGCGGATTCGAGCGGCGTGTTCAATGCGCCCCATATCAGCGGCTGCCAGAATTGCGCGACGGCTTTGCGTTGGACATTGCGGCTGCGCAGCCATTCGGCCACAGTGATGTCGGGTAGCGGTAGCGGCGAGCGGTGTCGCTGTTGCAGCGCGTGCATATCGTTGAGCAGCTTGATTTTTTCTCCGAAACCGATATTCTTGGCTTTAAGTAATCCCACAATGATATGCAGCGGCGAAGGCAAAGAGGCCGTCTGAAATTGGAGGCCGTCTGAAATATGCCATTGCAGCGGCATGCGCAGAAAGGCTTGGTGTTCGTCCGCACCGATCTGTTTCATCAGCGCAAGCACGCCGTGATAAGCACCGAGCAGGATGTGCTGGCCGTTGTCGAGAAAGCTGAAGCCGCTGTTGTCGGCATTCAGGGTGCGCGCACGACCGCCGGCGTTGCGGCCTGCTTCAAACAGCGTCAGGCCGGCGTGCGGGGCAAGCTGTACGGCGGCGGACAAGCCTGCCCAGCCTGCGCCGATAACAGCGATTTTGGGGCGTGGGTTTTGCGGTTTCATGGGTTAAATCCGAACAGCCATGTTTTCAGGGCGATGCGTTTTTTGCGCGGCGAAGGAATGGCGATTTTGTATTTCAATACGTTTTCGGCACCGTCGGCAGCGATTTCGTTCAATAAGGCATAGTAAATGCTGCCCATCACCAAACCGGCTTTTTGGGCTTTTTTGTCTTCAGACGGCAGCAGCCTCACGGCTTCGCGGTAGGTATCGCGGGCGCGGTTGACTTGGAAATCCATCAGCGCGGCGAATTCGGGCGTGGGCGTGCGCTGCATCAGCACTTGCGCAGGCACGTTGAAACGCTGCAATTCTTCTGTGGGCAGGTAAATGCGCCCGTTGCGTGCGTCTTCGCCGACATCGCGGATGATGTTGGTAAGTTGTAAAGCCAATCCGAGCGTTTCGGCGTATTGCAGCGTTTCAGGTCGTCTGAAACCGAGAATGCGGGCAATTAGCCGCCCGACCACGCCCGCCACACGGTAGCAGTAAAGTTTCAGGTCTTCAAAACGCCCGTAGCGGGCCTGCTCCAAATCCATCTGCATGCCGTTGATGATGTCTTCCAACTCTTCCTGCGGCAGGCCGAAATCGGCGGTAACGGTTTTCAAGGCACGGCAAACCGGGTGTTCCGGCGTTTCGCTGCCGAACACTTTGGCCAGCTCGATCCGCCACCAGTTGAGCGTGGTTTGTGCAACGTGCCGGTCGGAACAGTCGTCCACCACATCGTCCAGCTCGCGGCAGAAGGCATACAGCACGGTCATGGCATCGCGTTTCGGTTGCGGCAGAAAACGAAAACCCGCCAGAAAGCTGGATTTGCTTTCGGCGGCTTTGTGACGGCAGTATTCGAGCGGCAGCACGGCGGTTCCTGAATGGTTTTTATCGGATACGGATTGTAGCGGGAAACAGGGGGGATAACAATTCGAGGCCGTCTGAAAACAGCTGCTTTCAGACGGCCTCCGCCTATTCCCGACAAAACTACTCAACTACCTCTTCCAAATCTGCTAAAATAATTGGCGACAAAAATAACACTTCAAAAGGCACACAAAACATGGCACTTCTGCAAATCGCCGAACCCGGCATGTCCGCCGCACCGCACCAACACCGCCTAGCCGTCGGTATCGACTTAGGCACCACCAACAGCCTTGTCGCCTCCGTTAAAAGCGGCAGTGCCGTTTGCCTGCCCGACGAACAAGGGCGGGTAACGCTGCCCTCCGTAGTGCGCTATTGCGAAGATTCCCGCTCCGAAGTCGGCTACGACGCACTCAAAGCCCAAAAAATCGACCCGGTCAACACCATAAGTTCGGCCAAACGCCTCATCGGCCGCACGCTGGAAGATTTAAAACAAGACCCACATTATTTGCCCTACCGCTTCGGCAGCAACGAACGCATTATCGAGCTGCACACCCGCGCGGGCGACAAAACGCCTATCGACGTATCGGCCGACATTCTCCGCGCCTTGAAGCAGCGTGCCGAAGAAAACCTCGGCGGCGAACTCGTAGGTGCCGTGATTACCGTGCCCGCCTATTTCGACGATGCCCAACGCCAAGCCACCAAAGATGCCGCACGGCTGGCCGGATTAAACGTTTTGCGCCTGCTCAACGAACCGACCGCCGCCGCCATTGCCTACGGCTTGGACAATGCATCGGAAGGCACGTTTGTGGTGTACGACCTCGGCGGCGGCACGTTCGACGTATCCGTATTGCAGCTCACCAAAGGGCTGTTTGAAGTGAAAGCCACCAACGGCAACAGCGCACTCGGCGGCGACGACTTCGACCACCGCCTGTTCTGCTGGTTGCTCGAACAAAACGGTTTGTCCCAACTCAACGAGCAAGACAGCCAACTGCTGCTCAGCCTCGCCCGTGCCGCCAAAGAAACCTTGACTACCGACACCAGCGCCACCGTGCGCACGGTGCTTTCAGACGGCCGCCAAGTCGATACCACCGTTACCCGCCAAGCATTCCACAACCTCACCCAGCATCTGGTTGCCAAAACCATCGAGCCGGTAAAACAGGCTTTGAAAGATGCCGGCGTGGGCAAAGCCGACGTGAAAGGCGTGATTATGGTGGGTGGCTCCACCCGCATGCTGCACGTTCAGCAAGCCGTGGCTACCTTTTTCGGCCAAACGCCGCTCAACAACCTAAACCCCGACCAAGTGGTCGCACTCGGCGCGGCGATGCAGGCCAATGTGCTGGCAGGCAATAAAAACGAAGACGAATGGCTGCTGCTCGACGTTACCCCGTTGTCGCTCGGCCTCGAAACCTACGGCGGTCTGGCCGAAAAAATCATCCCGCGTAACAGCACCTTGCCCACCGCCCGCGCCCAAGAGTTCACCACCTTTAAAGACGGCCAAACCGCGATGACCATCCATGTGGTGCAGGGCGAACGCGAACTCGTGTCCGACTGCCGCAGCCTCGCCAAATTCACCTTGCGCGGTATTCCGCCGATGGTGGCCGGCGCCGCCCGCATCCGCGTTACCTTCCAAGTGGACGCAGACGGCCTGCTTTCCGTGTCTGCCCGCGAACAATCCACCGGCGTGCAGGCGCAAATCGAAGTGAAACCTTCCTACGGCCTCGACGACGAAACCATCACGCAAATGCTGAAAGACAGCATGTCCAACGCCTCCGACGACATGGCCGCCCGCGCCCACGCCGAAGCCGTTGTAGAAGCCGAAGGCCTGATTGCAGCCGTAGCAGCCGCATTGGAAATGGACGGCGATTTATTAAGCGAAACCGAACTTGCCGCCATCCGTGACAGCATCACCGTTTTGCAGAATCTCGTTTATACAGGCAATGCCGACGAAATCCGCAACGCTGTATCTGCGTTAGGACATGCTACCGATGATTTTGCCGCCAAACGTATGGATAGGAATATCAAGCGGGCTTTGACGGGGCAGAGGGTAGAAGAGATTTAAGCACCGGTTTTCGGACGGCCTTTAAAAGATTAAGAGGCCGTCTGAAAAAATAGGGTGGGGTATAAGCCCACTATCATTTAACAGTATAAGTATTTGAAAAATTTGATTTTAGGCCATAGATATCTATACAATTGAATCAGTTTGAATTGTTCCAAATCTTTGATGGGGGCGGCTCAAAAAGTGTAAATAATCAGTGGCTCAAGACCACCATACATAACAGGAATAACATGCCGAAAGTAACCATACTTCCACACACCGAACTATGTCCCGAAGGTAAAGTCATTGAAAACGCGCCTGAAGGTCAAACCATTTGCGATTTACTGCTCGACCACGATATCGAAATCGACCACGCCTGCGAAAAATCCTGCGCCTGCACCACTTGCCACGTGATTGTGCGGCAGGGTTTCGACAGCTTGGAAGAGCCGTCTGAAATCGAAGAAGACCTGCTTGATCAGGCATGGGGTTTGGAAGCCGAATCGCGTTTGAGCTGCCAAGCCAAAGTAGCCGATGAAGATTTGGTGGTGGAAATCCCCAAATACACCATCAACCACGCGCGCGAGCATCATTAAAACAGAAAGGCCGTCTGAATGGTTTTTTCAGACGGCCTCGACACAGCAAAGGAACACACCATGAAATGGACAGACACCCAACGCATCGCCGAAGAACTTTACGACACCCACGGAGACATCGATCCCAAGACCATCCGTTTTACCCAGCTGCGGGAATTGATCCTTGCCCTTCCTGATTTTGATGACAATCCTGCCCACTGCGGCGAGCGCATTCTCGAAGCCGTACAGCAGGCTTGGATTGACGAGGCGGAATAAATAACTTCTGAGTAATATAAGTTTTTATATTGGAAAGGCCGTCTGAAATATTTTCAGACGGCCTCAAGTTTTCAAAGCAGGATAATCAACCGTAAGTCAGATGAGTGGCTTTGCCTCTAAACGCCCAATAAGCAAAGATGCTGTATGCCGTAATACAGGGCACGGTAATGCATACACCGATAAGGGTAATCACCAACGTAGGCGTGCTGGCGGCGGCTTCCCACACGGTAAGCTGGCCG includes the following:
- a CDS encoding glycosyltransferase family 2 protein, with amino-acid sequence MQTHKIPASATMLVKNSERYLQEVLTALTDFDEVLLLDNGSADRTLEIAARFGNVRVCKHEFIGFGPMKNLAASLAKHNWIFSIDSDEVPDAELIESIRDAVEHDDPQTVYTLSRLNHYNGRLIKGCGWYPDILPRLYQRNYIQFSDRKVHESLVLPPKTNVRSLKGRLKHYSFQNAEGLIQKMQQYSTLYAEENRYKKDSSPFKALWHGAASFIKNYLLKKGFLYGSDGLIISAANAQGSYYKYVKLYEHNRNMSVSLTITTYNRPDALALVLKSALAQTRLPQEIIIADDGSDRRTTEVVGKFTQASPVPVKHTWQKDDGFRAAESRNRAIAAATSDYLIIIDGDMVLDPSFIADHIAAAKKGRLIQGSRVILTKARTDDILSHPNLPLPDLSFTANGIEKRLSALRLTKLAKLIGKRGNRKHKGIKSCNMGFFRDDALAVNGFNNEFVGWGREDSEFVARCYHSGMKRHNLKFAGIAYHLWHHEAERAALPQNDALLQATLDEKKTRCERGVNEFLES
- a CDS encoding 5-(carboxyamino)imidazole ribonucleotide synthase, with product MKTLPILPPANLGILGGGQLGRMFAVAAKTMGYRVTVLDPDPNAPAADFADRHLCADFDNEAALNELAKCAAVTTEFENVNADAMRFLAQHTVISPSGDCVAIAQNRIQEKAWIQKAGLQTAPYQAVCKPEDITEASAAFLPGILKTATLGYDGKGQIRVKTLSELKAAFTEHGGVECVLEKMVDLRGEISVIVCRLNSDNTQTFDPAENIHENGILAYSIVPARLSADVQQQARQMARRLADELGYVGVLAVEMFVVGDTNELIVNEIAPRPHNSGHHTIDACATDQFQQQVRIMCGLPPADTRLLSGCCMANILGNVWGKDGGEPDWLPVQNHPHAHLHLYGKKSAHVGRKMGHFTVCADDADEAFKTAQALHGSLSA
- the trpE gene encoding anthranilate synthase component I, which codes for MITKQEYQAQAAAGYNRIPLVQELLADLDTPLSLYLKLANQPYTYLLESVVGGERFGRYSFIGLPCRTYLKASGKKVDVYQNGKITEQYEGNPLHFIERFHERFKTPEIPGLPRFTGGLVGYFGYETIYHFEHFAHRFQNSGKPDTIGTPDILLMLSEELAVVDNLSGKIHLIVYADPAQANGYEQARERLEDLRTRLRQSCAIPLSLGSPKTEPEHETGEARYKEYVRKIREYILDGDCMQVVPSQRMKQKFTDNPLSLYRALRTLNPSPYMFYYDFGDFHVVGSSPEILVRRERDNIIVRPIAGTRLRGQTPAEDLANEQDLLGDAKEIAEHVMLIDLGRNDVGRVSRTGEVKVTDKMVIERYSHVMHIVSNVEGRLKNNIDNMQILAATFPAGTLSGAPKVRALEIIEELEPNKRCIYGGAVGCWSFNNDMDLAIAIRTAVIKGETLYVQSGGGIVADSDEEAEWQETQNKARAVLRAAQMVQEGLDK
- the rpe gene encoding ribulose-phosphate 3-epimerase, which codes for MQKYRIAPSILSADFACLGKEVSAVIEAGADLIHFDVMDNHYVPNLTFGPMVCAALKPYATVPVDVHLMVEPVDDLIRSFSQAGADIITFHPEASRHVDRSLGLIKEAGCQAGLVLNPATPVYVLENVLDKLDMVLLMSVNPGFGGQSFIPQTLVKIRQVRDLLDMYESESGRRIALEVDGGIKTDNIAQVAAAGADTFVAGSAIFGKPDYKAVIDEMRAELAKAAV
- a CDS encoding SDR family oxidoreductase → MSQLQNKTILITGASQGIGEQVAKAYAAAGATVVLVARHQKKLEKVYDEIAASGGPEPFAICFDLLTAEEAEFDRFAATIAEATGNKLDGIVHCASYFYALSPLDFQTVAEWVNQYRINTVAPMGLTRAFLPLLKESPDASVIFVGESHGENPRAYWGGFGASKAALNYLCKVAADEWERFPNLRANVLVPGAVNSPQRMKTHPGEARAERKNYEDIMPEFVWWSSEESKGRSGEIVYL
- the hpnE gene encoding hydroxysqualene dehydroxylase HpnE translates to MKPQNPRPKIAVIGAGWAGLSAAVQLAPHAGLTLFEAGRNAGGRARTLNADNSGFSFLDNGQHILLGAYHGVLALMKQIGADEHQAFLRMPLQWHISDGLQFQTASLPSPLHIIVGLLKAKNIGFGEKIKLLNDMHALQQRHRSPLPLPDITVAEWLRSRNVQRKAVAQFWQPLIWGALNTPLESASLQTLCNVLQDGVWADKTGSDYLLPKQDLGSIIAEPALRFLAKHRADIRMETRVSQLSNLPDGRVCVNGETFDAAILAVAPYHAAALMPSETPADIQTAFEGITYHAITTVYLRYAETVHLPAPLTGLAEGTAQWFVHRSALGLPANETAAVISVSDHIGRLKNEEWIARVDADLKTLCPYLGEPLAAQVITEKRATAVSGSSPALADLAWLHHRRIYPAGDYLHPRYPATLEAAVQSGATAAELCLSEYNPHKPKL
- the hpnD gene encoding presqualene diphosphate synthase HpnD; the protein is MLPLEYCRHKAAESKSSFLAGFRFLPQPKRDAMTVLYAFCRELDDVVDDCSDRHVAQTTLNWWRIELAKVFGSETPEHPVCRALKTVTADFGLPQEELEDIINGMQMDLEQARYGRFEDLKLYCYRVAGVVGRLIARILGFRRPETLQYAETLGLALQLTNIIRDVGEDARNGRIYLPTEELQRFNVPAQVLMQRTPTPEFAALMDFQVNRARDTYREAVRLLPSEDKKAQKAGLVMGSIYYALLNEIAADGAENVLKYKIAIPSPRKKRIALKTWLFGFNP